The Stegostoma tigrinum isolate sSteTig4 chromosome 9, sSteTig4.hap1, whole genome shotgun sequence genome segment GTGCTGATATCGTCAGCCATTTCCTCACAGCAGCATACCCAGATGATCCCTCATTAAACCACAAGTTCTTATGTAGCTTTGAATGTGTAGAAGAGCTTGGATGCACTTCAAGATAAAGCCACATGCAACTTTTGTTACACCAAAGTCTTCTCAAATGCAAAGGAAAACAATGACAAGATACTGAAGAAAAATAACATGGACTGTAACTCTACCCACTATACGTGCATATGTTTTGACAGTTGGGGCAGGAGAGAAACATTACAGAAATTACAAACAAAGGAAAGGCAAATAAACAATGTTTTTTTACAAGAAAATTAAAAGGTTTTCTGTACAAGATCTTCACTTTGCAGTCATCATTTGTACGAATTctagaaagagagaaaagaaattgtTAAATTGGCATCCTACCTTAAAATTCTATTAATTTGAATGCCATACATTAGAAGTCATTAGATGAGGCTTCAAGTTGGAGAAAACTATGCTTAATTTGGATACCCGAGCTTGAACCCAAAGCCTTTGAATACCAAGGCTGTTCTTTGCTAGCACCCCATCTACAGCTATTTCAGCTTCAAATTATAAATTAATTTAAGACATGAGAAGCCATTCAACCTAGTTGCCAAGATTTAGGATTTGAGCTGTGTAGCAAATATCAATTTAAGCTAGCCAAAACAGCAAGACCATTACAAGAAATGCAAGGGTCCAATAAATTCAGAGAAACTAGTCAACCAACTTGGTCATGTATAACTATTAAACAGGTTCAGTAATAAGCCTCTTTCAATTTCTAGACTAGTGTTATCAAGAAAGAACAGTCCACTCAGTAAATTTACAGTCTGAAATATCAgactaacaaaaacaaagaatgcactgcctgagattaTATGGtttcagtaatttttaaaatctaaatttcTTAACACTTGCAAGTTTATCACTGCTGCCTGATAAGACCCATTTAAGATTTGGTTTGATTCTCAACCTAGTTCTTTGTGGTGTGTTCAAATACATAGTAAAAGTTACTGTTTCATTATTACACAAACATGGGTTATTTATGAGATTAAAAAGGAAAGTGCTCATTTGTAATGTTAATTCACAAATATGAACTGGCattcaaatttaaattctacATCCATGCCAAAGGAGCATAAACATTAAAAACTTAGTCATGCTGCACAGATCAAGATTGCTTAACATTAGAAATCTAAGACCACTCCAAATGAGCTTCACATTTAATTGAAATTAGCAGTGAATACTTTCCCATAGACTTGGGAAGTGTATGGGTGTGAAAAGTCTTCAAGTTTGACACCCCAACAATAGGTATATTGTCTAACTATGAACACTTAAGTAGCAAGCactccatcagcaaggacattCAACAAAAACATGCACACGAGTGTCACAGGCAGCTAGCCTGAATCCTCCCTGAACTCAAGAACTGAAAAATTACTAAATTTGGTAGCCTCCCCAGTCAAAGCTTACAATAGAATAATCTAGTGCTGTAGAGTTGGGGATAAAGAAAGCTTTGTAGAAATAGGGAAACTATTGAAAATGGCAACTTTTCAGGCTACAGGAAGCCTACCTTCATAGTTCACTTGACCATCACCATCAATATCTGCTTCTCTAATCATTtcatcaacttcttcatctgTCAATTTTTCTCCAAGGTTTGTCATTACATGACGAAGTTCTGCAGCACTGATGTAACCATTACCATCCTGCAGAATGAAATAAATTTAGTCAAAAATTAGAGTCTTGTCAATCTAAACTCAAGGTTAAAAAAGTTAATGTGACAACCAAACAGTCATGAGATGGAATGAAGTAACTTGCAGGATAGACAGTAGTTAAACCATAGCCGAGTGGCAATATGCCCAAGTTCGAACATTGGGTGTTGGCCTAGTCCAGACTGGTGTGAATCAAGATTGACCTTCAAGTAACATTAAAAGGTAGCAATATACTTCTGGAGGTGGCACTTTCAACTATTAGCTAAAGTACAGGTCCTTGTCCACACAGATGTGCAGATCTTGCAGTATGATGATTCAAGAACTTCCCTACTGCCCAAAGCTATCTTCCAAAAACAAACACCAAGCTTTCTGGTTATTTATTAGTGGCAATGAAGTTTTAACTGCTgccaaattggctgctgcattttcccCATTGCAGTGGTTAGTTTTAGAATATCCTCAGGTGGACAGACGTTTTCCTTTCAACAGCCTGAACTTAAATCTAGCCTCCATTAATCAAGATGATACATGTCCACTAGCTTCAGTGATCTGAAGTGAAGCAGTTTAAATAGCCTGGCCTGCAGTAAAAGGATTCAGATTTGCTACTGTTAAGGATAGACCAAATTATGTGCAAGTTACATCAAGGCAAAAGGAACACTGGCCTTGCCAAGTTTCCTGGGACAAAATTGCACTGAACTGATCCAGATAATGAAGCACAATATTCCATTCACCATCTAATGGAGAAAATTTGTTTCCCAGCAAgtatcataacatttaaaatcaGAAATAGCATGTTCACCATACCTTATCAAACACTCGGAATGCTTCTCTGATTTCTTCCTCACTATCTGTATCTTTCATTTTTCTTGCCATCATTGTAAGAAATTCTGGAAAGTCAATTGTTCCATTTCCTGCCAAAAATCAGAATGTTAGTAAACAAAAGATGCATAACAATTTGAAAACATCTGTTACACAAGGTTCTTACTCCTTACCATCAGCATCAACCTCATTAATCATATCTTGTAGTTCAGCCTCAGTTGGGTTCTGGCCTAGAGATCTCATAACTGTCCCAAGCTCCTTTGTTGTTATGGTGCCATCCCCATCTTTGTCAAAGAGTGAAAAGGCCTCTTTGAACTCTACAAAGGGGACAAAAACCAAAGTGAAATGGCATGCTTGTGTAGTAAGCACTAAACATATTTGGACTGTCATCTATTTTATGTTAAGCTATTAGCTCATAGTTACCTGCAACTTGAGGTTCAAGTGTCACTTAAATCCTGTCCGTGTCATTTGTGAAAGATAATTATCACTACTTCATTAGTCTGAAGTGTAGATTTCCCAgattttatttgaaatatcactAATGttaaaaatcagttttaaaaagGTAACAAAACCAAGATTAGTACTGCTAAGACATAAATCTACCTTTGGCAACAGCATGACACAATTTTGACTGTTGTGCCAACTCAAATGTCAAGATGTTACCTTGAAGCAAAACAAGTTGTtggagaaagctcagcaggtctggcagcatctgatgaaAAAACATTAATggttcaggcccagtgacccttcctcagaacaccagcgctgaaacattaactgattttttttccttctgatgCAGCCAGATCTGTTAAATTTTTCCACAATTCCTTTGTTCTGATATAGGATCAGtagctcttttggtttttctttagtACCCTGCAGCACCTCAATCACAACAACAAAAATGTTTGTGCTAAATAAAATTGCAAGTCAAAAGCAGAGTTTCTCCATCTCATTCTTTCCTTAGAGGACCTAGAGAATTCTACCAAAAAAAGTGAGCTAGTAATGCCAATGCATTACAAGACTACCAATAAAACAGTTGCTATTGTTAAAGCTCAAGCACAACCAGGAGTGTAAAGGCAGGTTTCAAGAACTCACTTCACTGATCTGCTGTACCAGAAGTCATTTAGATAGCAATGATCTAGAGTTCAGAAAGTGTGCAATACATAAAACAGGTTCCATTTAACTTTACTTAGAATTAATTCACAATGACTGGCTTCTAGTAACTAGCAGCTTATCAACTGGAGATCAAGCTCCACAACTTTAGAAGTATACTTGTTCCACTAGATTTCTACATACTGTAATTTTGAGATGACAATGAATTGATCTGTAGAAATTCATTGAATGCCTAAGTTTTAATATCAAAGTGCTTGGTGCGCTTCCCTTAAATAAAGATCTTTAACAAAACTCAGCTGAATAATTAGTGCTTTATTTAGTATACTTACCAGCAATTTGCTCTTCTGTTAGTTGATCAGCCTAAAAAAAAATGTTACAGATTAGGCACTATTCTTACATCAGGCTACAAGTCAAACAGTGGCAATGAAAGTCACAACTAGGCCAAAAGTTATTCAATTTCAGGGCAGGATTGAAGTTTCATTCCATCTTTCTTACAAAAGAGGTATTGTCAAGTTTACAAGGACCATTGATGTCCAAGGTAAATTTTGCTAGAGGGTTTGCATATGTCTCAAGACAATTTATACTGCCACAAAAAACAAGTTTCACACCAGGCAAGCCATCTTAAACAGCAATGCCTTGCCACCATTAAAACCAGAAAACTTCCAGGATATCAACTTTATTTCAAGCTGCAGCAAGTTTCAATATGGAACACTGCAGTTCATACAAAACCCATCACTGATTTTCAATGGCAGGCTGAGAGCCATTCATAAACAGGAACATTTGTGATGAAATTGAGGATTTAGTGGCTACAACATGCAAAGACAAATTAGCATTTTATTTGAAAGTGAACGATTTGACCAGGCTAGGGGCAATATTGGCATGGATTTAAAAGCCCAGTTCTGAGATTCCACATAATTCAATATTAAAAAAACAATTCTTTCATTATAACTTTCATACAAGTTAAAAATCCAAAAAGTACAAGCAGCCAATTGGGTAAGTGATCAAAAGGTGAAAAAGCGAACAAGCAaacaatgggggggggggggggggagaagagaattccacaacGCCAGCAGCCATCCTTCACTTCTGGGGATCCCGGTGTAACCATTGGCCTTCCATTACAACTGGGGGAAAAAGCTACTTTTCTTACGCAAGAAAACGAAGTCGGGAGAGGAAAGACATCCCAGGGTGTACAAGGCCTGTGAGCAGTAGCCCAAAAAAATCTACGCGGACAGAATGTTTAAGGCGACTACGGTTTTCAAATCCCAACGACGCCAAAGGGATAGAGAGCTCCAACGGCAAGTGGCACCCCGTATTTCCCAGCGGGGGGGGGAGCCTTCCATCCTAAACCCAGCAGCAGCTCGCTTTTTTTTGCACTGTGCGCCTGCAGCCGGAAGTGCCGATAATTTAAAATCGGCCATCACCAGCCGGGTGGGCAGGCAACGCTGCCTCCGCCAGAGCCGGCGGAAATTAAACTTGTGGCACGGACACATCGAGGTGGGTTCAAGTGCGGGCGGAGGGGATATGGTCTCCCCCACACCCGTTACCGCGCGGGTGCGGGCTCGCGTGCctcaccaccacacccccaccgtCGCGGGGCTCTAACGGTCAAAACCGTCGCctgttcaaaaaaaaaagcagaggcGGCAGTGAGGGGGGACCCGGGCTCAGGGAAAAGGGGAACGCTCAATCAGATGaagtcaccccatcccccaagaCAAAAAGATTGAGCGGGAGGGGGAATGACAAAATATTTCCGAGGTAGGAAGGCGGCCGGGGGAAGTACCAGAGGGAGAAAAGTGACTACCTGCCAATCAACAACCAGCACCCtaaaccgggggggggggggggaagagggggagaagagagagaagaaagaagagagaagGTGGAGGACGGGGTAAAGAAAGCAAGACAAAGAATTTgattgggggggggagaagagaagaagcagcgaggtgggggggggggaagaaaccCCACCCGCACTCCGAGATATATTATGGAGTCACTCGACCCCCGAGAGCATCAAAACAGAGCGGGAGAAACAACTAAAACAAATCTTAATCGGGTGCTTGCGGACGGCGCTTCGGCTAAATAGACCGTGGTGCAGCGGTTCTCGCCCACCCTCCTGCACGTTCCTGAGCCAGAGGATCGAAAACCAATCCGAAATTCCACCTGCGGTCGCATCCTCGGGAGCGGGGTGGCGTGTGGGGGTAAAAACTAAAATAAACGTGCCGGAGAGAGCAAAGAATAAATCCAGTCGCGTCCTCGGGGAGGTCCAATGGAAGACGAAATGGCACTCACCATTTTTTTAATATACCGTTTTGAACTGGTTACCGACCGCCTAAACCACGGGTGAAGTTCTCTCCTCGTTAGCCACCACTGACTATAAACACCCCGCTCAGAGCGACTGTTTAACACCGCTCTGCTAACGTATCCCTCCGCCGGGCCCCGCCCACAGCGCTCCACACGGTCGCCCCGCCCTTTCTAACCCCATCGCCTTGGAGAGGACCCTTGGCCCCACCCCCGAACCATTCCCGGGGAGGTTTAAAAATAAGTTTCCTCACCCCGCGTCGTTTAGAACAAAGCGGAGATTTACGGACACGAcccgctctccctctccaccccggGTTGTCTCTATCTcgggtggggcggggaggggatTATTTTCTTCTGCCCCCGCGGAGGTAGACGCAGTCCGCGTGGCGGTGGCAGCTCGGGTCCCGCTGCGGCAGCGCTGATTGGTCGGGCCGTACCTGCAATGCGTCAGTGCAAGGCGGCGTCGCGCTGCTGCTTGACGGGCGTGCGCTCCAAGTTTTCTTCGTTATTCGGAGCGCTTCAATCGGCGGTGCCCATACATAGACGGGGTGGAGGTGGGGATAGAAG includes the following:
- the calm2b gene encoding calmodulin 2b, (phosphorylase kinase, delta); protein product: MADQLTEEQIAEFKEAFSLFDKDGDGTITTKELGTVMRSLGQNPTEAELQDMINEVDADGNGTIDFPEFLTMMARKMKDTDSEEEIREAFRVFDKDGNGYISAAELRHVMTNLGEKLTDEEVDEMIREADIDGDGQVNYEEFVQMMTAK